The Bombus terrestris chromosome 9, iyBomTerr1.2, whole genome shotgun sequence genome contains a region encoding:
- the LOC100649298 gene encoding SLIT-ROBO Rho GTPase-activating protein 1 isoform X1, with translation MDEEEIDGVKSPIKRLGSTRKLLVFNNIRLQLNEQLRCLDIRMEAQVAIVAELQDFFRRRAELELDYSKSLDKLARSIQLRHKEQKQKREHWPLFSSYACWQQLINETKSLSRDHAALSEVYSTHLVGRLNQVMEDVQRIYKRCREIGYETHEEILRVLDELHTTMKTYQTYQTGSRQAETKLRVAEQQRSKLEVANAPPEKLARSKKYKLMEKEVNKRKVKYQEAKLKALKARNEYILCLEASNTTIHKYFVDDLSDLIDCMDFGFHNCIARALLMHCSAEEGRQRSLQSGAEQLAACVGALDSRADKQRFLESHHSAFMIPKKFEFQGQRGDEVLETPEPELQKLLHAEMEQRLSQLQQRLTSLRTESEEVWKTLETAEASLLEMLTAKDYDCSRYFGENAVPTSRPPETVQIKLRADRQETEEFYLTKFREYLLGTSRIARLDAKQEYIRQSLLDGSTASPNPSISTTKQKQARRKRIGRLQMNGQPKLFGGSLEEYLESTNQEIPLIMKSCIRVINLYGLHHQGIFRVSGSQVEINNFREWFERGEDPLADVTDASDINSVAGVLKLYLRELREPLFPIIYFEHLMELAQLESKQEFVNKMKELISSLPRPVVIVMRYLFAFLNHLSEFSDENMMDPYNLAICFGPTLVPVPEDKDQVQYQNQVNELIKNIITFCEEIFPEDIGGTQYEKYISREPDDVDVGDSPTDQVQEDMDSEVYPSEDESENLEATAQFDFNARSERELSFKKGDTLTLYTQVSNDWWRGALAGREGLIPDKYIMIKIKDEEREKELLKSSSEESMRRRTSSSADSVLSSNNSPLMGPSGNPTTWPSSTTSDVQSTANIITTDNSSNSGVIPAVVTNVPCISAQPIISREECASRVAKVSTPEKEKHIFVSDHRADTTPVIISNNAENEKISDFSESLQQRNEDTSEEAERISLMSLDGGSKRGTSRKQHWKSQSMGDTVQQTANSLQTSNTISQNEEPQEQPTFSANRELWQRRATSQTQLNPPAPPNHKIFRASQEFREMRQKHTPDLVMDLPLSAQDASKKSASSSSLSSSDEETPTQPSRAEAATSPTGGPESPDMSTAAERFAKQNQCTLKKNTKSNPDASKLKRMETEHDPEQESEEIVRSTSSNQISDSMPLRSPLPPRSTPKIVAKFADMHLTGGSQVSSFKPQIKVKPTILRKPVLPFPHPHMSPELARKIEKQAQSAEQTN, from the exons ACATACGGTTGCAGCTGAACGAACAGCTGAGATGTCTCGACATCCGGATGGAGGCCCAAGTCGCCATCGTGGCGGAGCTTCAGGATTTTTTTCGAAGGAGAGCCGAGCTCGAGCTCGATTACAGCAAGTCCCTCGACAAGTTAGCCAGAAGCATACAGCTCAGACACAAGGAGCAAAAGCAAAA GCGAGAACATTGGCCCCTATTCTCGAGTTATGCTTGTTGGCAACAACTTATCAACGAGACCAAGTCCTTAAGCAGAGATCATGCGGCTCTTTCAGAAGTGTACAGCACACATCTCGTCGGTCGTCTCAATCAGGTGATGGAAGATGTTCAACGGATATACAAGCGT TGCCGTGAAATAGGCTACGAGACGCACGAGGAGATCCTTCGAGTGTTGGACGAGCTGCATACCACGATGAAAACGTATCAGACATACCAGACGGGGTCACGGCAAGCGGAAACGAAGCTTCGTGTGGCGGAACAACAACGCAGCAAGCTCGAGGTGGCGAATGCCCCGCCCGAGAAGCTCGCGCGTAGCAAGAAATACAAGCTCATGGAAAAGGAAGTGAACAAG AGGAAGGTCAAGTATCAAGAAGCGAAGCTAAAGGCGTTGAAAGCAAGAAACGAGTACATTTTGTGTTTGGAGGCATCCAATACGACAATACACAAGTACTTTGTGGACGACCTATCAGATCTCATCGAT TGTATGGATTTTGGATTTCACAATTGCATAGCAAGAGCGTTGCTGATGCATTGTAGCGCAGAGGAAGGTAGGCAACGTTCGCTGCAATCCGGTGCTGAACAATTGGCAGCATGTGTTGGTGCTCTAGACTCGAGGGCGGATAAACAGAGGTTTTTAGAATCTCATCATTCTGCTTTCATGATACCTAAGAAGTTTGAATTCCAAGGTCAACGAGGGGACGAGGTACTTGAA aCTCCAGAACCGGAACTGCAAAAATTGTTACACGCTGAGATGGAACAAAGATTGTCCCAATTGCAACAAAGACTGACATCTTTGAGAACAGAATCTGAAGAAGTTTGGAAAACCTTGGAGACAGCAGAAGCTAGTCTATTGGAGATGTTAACCGCGAAAGATTACGACTGTTCCAGATACTTTGGTGAGAACGCTGTTCCCACCTCCAGGCCACCAGAAACTGTGCAAATTAAGCTCAGAGCAGATAGACAGGAAACTGAAGAATTCTACCTCACG AAATTCAGGGAATACCTTCTTGGAACATCAAGAATAGCTAGGTTAGACGCAAAGCAAGAATACATTCGACAAAGCCTGTTAGATGGCTCGACTGCTAGCCCGAATCCATCGATATCAACAACGAAGCAAAAACAAGCTCGGAGAAAACGAATTGGTAGATTGCAGATGAACGGCCAACCAAAGTTATTCGGTGGCTCATTGGAAGAATATTTGGAAAGCACTAATCAAGAGATACCTTTAATCATGAAAAGTTGCATTAGAGTGATCAATCTATATGGTCTTCATCATCAAGGTATTTTCCGAGTCTCGGGCTCCCAGGTAGAAATTAACAATTTCCGGGAATGGTTCGAAAGGGGAGAAGATCCATTGGCCGATGTCACTGATGCGTCCGACATTAACAGTGTAGCCGGTGTGTTGAAGCTCTATTTGAGAGAACTAAGGGAACCACTGTTTCCTATTATTTACTTCGAACATTTAATGGAATTAGCACAACTAGAATCGAAGCAAGAGTTTGTTAACAAGATGAAGGAACTGATTTCCAGTCTTCCAAGACCAGTTGTCATAGTGATGCGGTACTTGTTCGCTTTTCTTAATCA CCTCTCAGAATTTTCGGATGAAAACATGATGGATCCTTACAACTTAGCAATTTGCTTCGGCCCCACCTTGGTACCTGTTCCAGAAGACAAGGACCAAGTACAATACCAGAACCAAGTGAACGAACTCATCAAAAACATTATCACGTTCTGTGAAGAAATATTTCCAGAAGATATTGGAGGTACTCAATACGAAAAGTACATCAGTAGAGAACCTGACGACGT AGACGTGGGAGATTCGCCGACGGACCAGGTCCAGGAAGACATGGACTCCGAAGTGTATCCATCTGAGGATG AATCGGAAAACCTCGAAGCCACAGCGCAATTCGATTTCAATGCAAGGTCCGAAAGAGAGTTAAGCTTCAAAAAGGGAGATACCTTGACTCTATACACACAAGTCAGTAATGACTGGTGGCGAGGTGCCTTGGCCGGTAGAGAGGGGCTTATTCccgataaatatattatgatcAAGATAAA GGACGAAGAACGTGAAAAGGAACTCCTGAAGTCGTCGAGTGAAGAATCAATGCGAAGAAGGACTTCAAGCTCTGCCGATAGTGTTCTTTCAAGTAACAATTCACCGCTGATGGGACCGTCTGGAAATCCGACTACTTGGCCCTCTAGCACTACGTCCGACGTGCAGTCAACCGCAAATATAATCACAACAGACAATAGCAGTAACAGTGGTGTTATTCCAGCAGTCGTGACAAATGTCCCTTGCATCTCAGCACAACCAATCATCAGTCGAGAG GAATGTGCATCTCGAGTAGCAAAGGTATCGACACCAGAAAAAGAGAAgcatatcttcgtttctgatcATCGTGCAGACACAACGCCAGTCATTATTAGTAATAATGCTGAAAACGAGAAGATATCAGACTTCAGCGAGTCATTACAACAACGCAACGAAGATACTAGCGAAGAAGCAGAACGTATTTCCTTGATGAGCCTAGACGGCGGATCAAAGCGTGGAACAAGTAGAAAACAACACTGGAAATCACAAAGCATGGGTGATACTGTGCAGCAGACTGCGAATTCTCTTCAAACAAGCAATACTATCTCTCAAAATGAAGAACCTCAGGAACAGCCGACGTTTTCTGCGAATCGAGAGCTTTGGCAAAGACGAGCGACGTCGCAAACGCAATTGAACCCGCCTGCGCCTCCTAATCATAAAATTTTCCGTGCCTCCCAAGAATTCCGTGAAATGCGTCAGAAACATACACCGGATTTGGTAATGGATCTGCCTTTATCGGCACAGGATGCGAGTAAAAAGTCTGCTTCATCGAGCAGTCTAAGCAGCTCTGACGAAGAGACGCCAACTCAGCCATCTCGTGCCGAAGCGGCTACATCGCCAACGGGCGGTCCTGAGTCCCCTGACATGAGCACAGCTGCAGAACGATTCGCTAAACAGAACCAATGCACTCTAAAGAAAAATACCAAGTCGAATCCTGACGCGTCAAAGTTAAAACGTATGGAGACCGAACACGATCCCGAACAAGAGTCTGAGGAAATTGTTAGGTCGACAAGTTCCAATCAGATCTCGGATTCAATGCCTTTGAGATCACCTCTTCCACCACGTTCGACCCCCAAAATAGTGGCGAAATTTGCAGATATGCACCTAACAGGCGGCAGCCAGGTGTCCTCGTTCAAACCGCAGATAAAAGTGAAGCCAACAATTCTCAGAAAACCGGTGTTACCATTCCCACATCCGCACATGAGTCCTGAGCTCGCGAGGAAAATCGAGAAACAAGCGCAGAGCGCCGAACAAACCAATTAA
- the LOC100649298 gene encoding SLIT-ROBO Rho GTPase-activating protein 1 isoform X5, whose product MFKLAGRQEWEALTKDIRLQLNEQLRCLDIRMEAQVAIVAELQDFFRRRAELELDYSKSLDKLARSIQLRHKEQKQKREHWPLFSSYACWQQLINETKSLSRDHAALSEVYSTHLVGRLNQVMEDVQRIYKRCREIGYETHEEILRVLDELHTTMKTYQTYQTGSRQAETKLRVAEQQRSKLEVANAPPEKLARSKKYKLMEKEVNKRKVKYQEAKLKALKARNEYILCLEASNTTIHKYFVDDLSDLIDCMDFGFHNCIARALLMHCSAEEGRQRSLQSGAEQLAACVGALDSRADKQRFLESHHSAFMIPKKFEFQGQRGDEVLETPEPELQKLLHAEMEQRLSQLQQRLTSLRTESEEVWKTLETAEASLLEMLTAKDYDCSRYFGENAVPTSRPPETVQIKLRADRQETEEFYLTKFREYLLGTSRIARLDAKQEYIRQSLLDGSTASPNPSISTTKQKQARRKRIGRLQMNGQPKLFGGSLEEYLESTNQEIPLIMKSCIRVINLYGLHHQGIFRVSGSQVEINNFREWFERGEDPLADVTDASDINSVAGVLKLYLRELREPLFPIIYFEHLMELAQLESKQEFVNKMKELISSLPRPVVIVMRYLFAFLNHLSEFSDENMMDPYNLAICFGPTLVPVPEDKDQVQYQNQVNELIKNIITFCEEIFPEDIGGTQYEKYISREPDDVDVGDSPTDQVQEDMDSEVYPSEDESENLEATAQFDFNARSERELSFKKGDTLTLYTQVSNDWWRGALAGREGLIPDKYIMIKIKDEEREKELLKSSSEESMRRRTSSSADSVLSSNNSPLMGPSGNPTTWPSSTTSDVQSTANIITTDNSSNSGVIPAVVTNVPCISAQPIISREECASRVAKVSTPEKEKHIFVSDHRADTTPVIISNNAENEKISDFSESLQQRNEDTSEEAERISLMSLDGGSKRGTSRKQHWKSQSMGDTVQQTANSLQTSNTISQNEEPQEQPTFSANRELWQRRATSQTQLNPPAPPNHKIFRASQEFREMRQKHTPDLVMDLPLSAQDASKKSASSSSLSSSDEETPTQPSRAEAATSPTGGPESPDMSTAAERFAKQNQCTLKKNTKSNPDASKLKRMETEHDPEQESEEIVRSTSSNQISDSMPLRSPLPPRSTPKIVAKFADMHLTGGSQVSSFKPQIKVKPTILRKPVLPFPHPHMSPELARKIEKQAQSAEQTN is encoded by the exons ATGTTCAAGCTCGCTGGACGACAAGAATGGGAGGCTTTGACGAAAG ACATACGGTTGCAGCTGAACGAACAGCTGAGATGTCTCGACATCCGGATGGAGGCCCAAGTCGCCATCGTGGCGGAGCTTCAGGATTTTTTTCGAAGGAGAGCCGAGCTCGAGCTCGATTACAGCAAGTCCCTCGACAAGTTAGCCAGAAGCATACAGCTCAGACACAAGGAGCAAAAGCAAAA GCGAGAACATTGGCCCCTATTCTCGAGTTATGCTTGTTGGCAACAACTTATCAACGAGACCAAGTCCTTAAGCAGAGATCATGCGGCTCTTTCAGAAGTGTACAGCACACATCTCGTCGGTCGTCTCAATCAGGTGATGGAAGATGTTCAACGGATATACAAGCGT TGCCGTGAAATAGGCTACGAGACGCACGAGGAGATCCTTCGAGTGTTGGACGAGCTGCATACCACGATGAAAACGTATCAGACATACCAGACGGGGTCACGGCAAGCGGAAACGAAGCTTCGTGTGGCGGAACAACAACGCAGCAAGCTCGAGGTGGCGAATGCCCCGCCCGAGAAGCTCGCGCGTAGCAAGAAATACAAGCTCATGGAAAAGGAAGTGAACAAG AGGAAGGTCAAGTATCAAGAAGCGAAGCTAAAGGCGTTGAAAGCAAGAAACGAGTACATTTTGTGTTTGGAGGCATCCAATACGACAATACACAAGTACTTTGTGGACGACCTATCAGATCTCATCGAT TGTATGGATTTTGGATTTCACAATTGCATAGCAAGAGCGTTGCTGATGCATTGTAGCGCAGAGGAAGGTAGGCAACGTTCGCTGCAATCCGGTGCTGAACAATTGGCAGCATGTGTTGGTGCTCTAGACTCGAGGGCGGATAAACAGAGGTTTTTAGAATCTCATCATTCTGCTTTCATGATACCTAAGAAGTTTGAATTCCAAGGTCAACGAGGGGACGAGGTACTTGAA aCTCCAGAACCGGAACTGCAAAAATTGTTACACGCTGAGATGGAACAAAGATTGTCCCAATTGCAACAAAGACTGACATCTTTGAGAACAGAATCTGAAGAAGTTTGGAAAACCTTGGAGACAGCAGAAGCTAGTCTATTGGAGATGTTAACCGCGAAAGATTACGACTGTTCCAGATACTTTGGTGAGAACGCTGTTCCCACCTCCAGGCCACCAGAAACTGTGCAAATTAAGCTCAGAGCAGATAGACAGGAAACTGAAGAATTCTACCTCACG AAATTCAGGGAATACCTTCTTGGAACATCAAGAATAGCTAGGTTAGACGCAAAGCAAGAATACATTCGACAAAGCCTGTTAGATGGCTCGACTGCTAGCCCGAATCCATCGATATCAACAACGAAGCAAAAACAAGCTCGGAGAAAACGAATTGGTAGATTGCAGATGAACGGCCAACCAAAGTTATTCGGTGGCTCATTGGAAGAATATTTGGAAAGCACTAATCAAGAGATACCTTTAATCATGAAAAGTTGCATTAGAGTGATCAATCTATATGGTCTTCATCATCAAGGTATTTTCCGAGTCTCGGGCTCCCAGGTAGAAATTAACAATTTCCGGGAATGGTTCGAAAGGGGAGAAGATCCATTGGCCGATGTCACTGATGCGTCCGACATTAACAGTGTAGCCGGTGTGTTGAAGCTCTATTTGAGAGAACTAAGGGAACCACTGTTTCCTATTATTTACTTCGAACATTTAATGGAATTAGCACAACTAGAATCGAAGCAAGAGTTTGTTAACAAGATGAAGGAACTGATTTCCAGTCTTCCAAGACCAGTTGTCATAGTGATGCGGTACTTGTTCGCTTTTCTTAATCA CCTCTCAGAATTTTCGGATGAAAACATGATGGATCCTTACAACTTAGCAATTTGCTTCGGCCCCACCTTGGTACCTGTTCCAGAAGACAAGGACCAAGTACAATACCAGAACCAAGTGAACGAACTCATCAAAAACATTATCACGTTCTGTGAAGAAATATTTCCAGAAGATATTGGAGGTACTCAATACGAAAAGTACATCAGTAGAGAACCTGACGACGT AGACGTGGGAGATTCGCCGACGGACCAGGTCCAGGAAGACATGGACTCCGAAGTGTATCCATCTGAGGATG AATCGGAAAACCTCGAAGCCACAGCGCAATTCGATTTCAATGCAAGGTCCGAAAGAGAGTTAAGCTTCAAAAAGGGAGATACCTTGACTCTATACACACAAGTCAGTAATGACTGGTGGCGAGGTGCCTTGGCCGGTAGAGAGGGGCTTATTCccgataaatatattatgatcAAGATAAA GGACGAAGAACGTGAAAAGGAACTCCTGAAGTCGTCGAGTGAAGAATCAATGCGAAGAAGGACTTCAAGCTCTGCCGATAGTGTTCTTTCAAGTAACAATTCACCGCTGATGGGACCGTCTGGAAATCCGACTACTTGGCCCTCTAGCACTACGTCCGACGTGCAGTCAACCGCAAATATAATCACAACAGACAATAGCAGTAACAGTGGTGTTATTCCAGCAGTCGTGACAAATGTCCCTTGCATCTCAGCACAACCAATCATCAGTCGAGAG GAATGTGCATCTCGAGTAGCAAAGGTATCGACACCAGAAAAAGAGAAgcatatcttcgtttctgatcATCGTGCAGACACAACGCCAGTCATTATTAGTAATAATGCTGAAAACGAGAAGATATCAGACTTCAGCGAGTCATTACAACAACGCAACGAAGATACTAGCGAAGAAGCAGAACGTATTTCCTTGATGAGCCTAGACGGCGGATCAAAGCGTGGAACAAGTAGAAAACAACACTGGAAATCACAAAGCATGGGTGATACTGTGCAGCAGACTGCGAATTCTCTTCAAACAAGCAATACTATCTCTCAAAATGAAGAACCTCAGGAACAGCCGACGTTTTCTGCGAATCGAGAGCTTTGGCAAAGACGAGCGACGTCGCAAACGCAATTGAACCCGCCTGCGCCTCCTAATCATAAAATTTTCCGTGCCTCCCAAGAATTCCGTGAAATGCGTCAGAAACATACACCGGATTTGGTAATGGATCTGCCTTTATCGGCACAGGATGCGAGTAAAAAGTCTGCTTCATCGAGCAGTCTAAGCAGCTCTGACGAAGAGACGCCAACTCAGCCATCTCGTGCCGAAGCGGCTACATCGCCAACGGGCGGTCCTGAGTCCCCTGACATGAGCACAGCTGCAGAACGATTCGCTAAACAGAACCAATGCACTCTAAAGAAAAATACCAAGTCGAATCCTGACGCGTCAAAGTTAAAACGTATGGAGACCGAACACGATCCCGAACAAGAGTCTGAGGAAATTGTTAGGTCGACAAGTTCCAATCAGATCTCGGATTCAATGCCTTTGAGATCACCTCTTCCACCACGTTCGACCCCCAAAATAGTGGCGAAATTTGCAGATATGCACCTAACAGGCGGCAGCCAGGTGTCCTCGTTCAAACCGCAGATAAAAGTGAAGCCAACAATTCTCAGAAAACCGGTGTTACCATTCCCACATCCGCACATGAGTCCTGAGCTCGCGAGGAAAATCGAGAAACAAGCGCAGAGCGCCGAACAAACCAATTAA
- the LOC100649298 gene encoding SLIT-ROBO Rho GTPase-activating protein 1 isoform X3 produces the protein MDEEEIDGVKSPIKRLGSTRKLLVFNNIRLQLNEQLRCLDIRMEAQVAIVAELQDFFRRRAELELDYSKSLDKLARSIQLRHKEQKQKREHWPLFSSYACWQQLINETKSLSRDHAALSEVYSTHLVGRLNQVMEDVQRIYKRCREIGYETHEEILRVLDELHTTMKTYQTYQTGSRQAETKLRVAEQQRSKLEVANAPPEKLARSKKYKLMEKEVNKRKVKYQEAKLKALKARNEYILCLEASNTTIHKYFVDDLSDLIDCMDFGFHNCIARALLMHCSAEEGRQRSLQSGAEQLAACVGALDSRADKQRFLESHHSAFMIPKKFEFQGQRGDETPEPELQKLLHAEMEQRLSQLQQRLTSLRTESEEVWKTLETAEASLLEMLTAKDYDCSRYFGENAVPTSRPPETVQIKLRADRQETEEFYLTKFREYLLGTSRIARLDAKQEYIRQSLLDGSTASPNPSISTTKQKQARRKRIGRLQMNGQPKLFGGSLEEYLESTNQEIPLIMKSCIRVINLYGLHHQGIFRVSGSQVEINNFREWFERGEDPLADVTDASDINSVAGVLKLYLRELREPLFPIIYFEHLMELAQLESKQEFVNKMKELISSLPRPVVIVMRYLFAFLNHLSEFSDENMMDPYNLAICFGPTLVPVPEDKDQVQYQNQVNELIKNIITFCEEIFPEDIGGTQYEKYISREPDDVDVGDSPTDQVQEDMDSEVYPSEDESENLEATAQFDFNARSERELSFKKGDTLTLYTQVSNDWWRGALAGREGLIPDKYIMIKIKDEEREKELLKSSSEESMRRRTSSSADSVLSSNNSPLMGPSGNPTTWPSSTTSDVQSTANIITTDNSSNSGVIPAVVTNVPCISAQPIISREECASRVAKVSTPEKEKHIFVSDHRADTTPVIISNNAENEKISDFSESLQQRNEDTSEEAERISLMSLDGGSKRGTSRKQHWKSQSMGDTVQQTANSLQTSNTISQNEEPQEQPTFSANRELWQRRATSQTQLNPPAPPNHKIFRASQEFREMRQKHTPDLVMDLPLSAQDASKKSASSSSLSSSDEETPTQPSRAEAATSPTGGPESPDMSTAAERFAKQNQCTLKKNTKSNPDASKLKRMETEHDPEQESEEIVRSTSSNQISDSMPLRSPLPPRSTPKIVAKFADMHLTGGSQVSSFKPQIKVKPTILRKPVLPFPHPHMSPELARKIEKQAQSAEQTN, from the exons ACATACGGTTGCAGCTGAACGAACAGCTGAGATGTCTCGACATCCGGATGGAGGCCCAAGTCGCCATCGTGGCGGAGCTTCAGGATTTTTTTCGAAGGAGAGCCGAGCTCGAGCTCGATTACAGCAAGTCCCTCGACAAGTTAGCCAGAAGCATACAGCTCAGACACAAGGAGCAAAAGCAAAA GCGAGAACATTGGCCCCTATTCTCGAGTTATGCTTGTTGGCAACAACTTATCAACGAGACCAAGTCCTTAAGCAGAGATCATGCGGCTCTTTCAGAAGTGTACAGCACACATCTCGTCGGTCGTCTCAATCAGGTGATGGAAGATGTTCAACGGATATACAAGCGT TGCCGTGAAATAGGCTACGAGACGCACGAGGAGATCCTTCGAGTGTTGGACGAGCTGCATACCACGATGAAAACGTATCAGACATACCAGACGGGGTCACGGCAAGCGGAAACGAAGCTTCGTGTGGCGGAACAACAACGCAGCAAGCTCGAGGTGGCGAATGCCCCGCCCGAGAAGCTCGCGCGTAGCAAGAAATACAAGCTCATGGAAAAGGAAGTGAACAAG AGGAAGGTCAAGTATCAAGAAGCGAAGCTAAAGGCGTTGAAAGCAAGAAACGAGTACATTTTGTGTTTGGAGGCATCCAATACGACAATACACAAGTACTTTGTGGACGACCTATCAGATCTCATCGAT TGTATGGATTTTGGATTTCACAATTGCATAGCAAGAGCGTTGCTGATGCATTGTAGCGCAGAGGAAGGTAGGCAACGTTCGCTGCAATCCGGTGCTGAACAATTGGCAGCATGTGTTGGTGCTCTAGACTCGAGGGCGGATAAACAGAGGTTTTTAGAATCTCATCATTCTGCTTTCATGATACCTAAGAAGTTTGAATTCCAAGGTCAACGAGGGGACGAG aCTCCAGAACCGGAACTGCAAAAATTGTTACACGCTGAGATGGAACAAAGATTGTCCCAATTGCAACAAAGACTGACATCTTTGAGAACAGAATCTGAAGAAGTTTGGAAAACCTTGGAGACAGCAGAAGCTAGTCTATTGGAGATGTTAACCGCGAAAGATTACGACTGTTCCAGATACTTTGGTGAGAACGCTGTTCCCACCTCCAGGCCACCAGAAACTGTGCAAATTAAGCTCAGAGCAGATAGACAGGAAACTGAAGAATTCTACCTCACG AAATTCAGGGAATACCTTCTTGGAACATCAAGAATAGCTAGGTTAGACGCAAAGCAAGAATACATTCGACAAAGCCTGTTAGATGGCTCGACTGCTAGCCCGAATCCATCGATATCAACAACGAAGCAAAAACAAGCTCGGAGAAAACGAATTGGTAGATTGCAGATGAACGGCCAACCAAAGTTATTCGGTGGCTCATTGGAAGAATATTTGGAAAGCACTAATCAAGAGATACCTTTAATCATGAAAAGTTGCATTAGAGTGATCAATCTATATGGTCTTCATCATCAAGGTATTTTCCGAGTCTCGGGCTCCCAGGTAGAAATTAACAATTTCCGGGAATGGTTCGAAAGGGGAGAAGATCCATTGGCCGATGTCACTGATGCGTCCGACATTAACAGTGTAGCCGGTGTGTTGAAGCTCTATTTGAGAGAACTAAGGGAACCACTGTTTCCTATTATTTACTTCGAACATTTAATGGAATTAGCACAACTAGAATCGAAGCAAGAGTTTGTTAACAAGATGAAGGAACTGATTTCCAGTCTTCCAAGACCAGTTGTCATAGTGATGCGGTACTTGTTCGCTTTTCTTAATCA CCTCTCAGAATTTTCGGATGAAAACATGATGGATCCTTACAACTTAGCAATTTGCTTCGGCCCCACCTTGGTACCTGTTCCAGAAGACAAGGACCAAGTACAATACCAGAACCAAGTGAACGAACTCATCAAAAACATTATCACGTTCTGTGAAGAAATATTTCCAGAAGATATTGGAGGTACTCAATACGAAAAGTACATCAGTAGAGAACCTGACGACGT AGACGTGGGAGATTCGCCGACGGACCAGGTCCAGGAAGACATGGACTCCGAAGTGTATCCATCTGAGGATG AATCGGAAAACCTCGAAGCCACAGCGCAATTCGATTTCAATGCAAGGTCCGAAAGAGAGTTAAGCTTCAAAAAGGGAGATACCTTGACTCTATACACACAAGTCAGTAATGACTGGTGGCGAGGTGCCTTGGCCGGTAGAGAGGGGCTTATTCccgataaatatattatgatcAAGATAAA GGACGAAGAACGTGAAAAGGAACTCCTGAAGTCGTCGAGTGAAGAATCAATGCGAAGAAGGACTTCAAGCTCTGCCGATAGTGTTCTTTCAAGTAACAATTCACCGCTGATGGGACCGTCTGGAAATCCGACTACTTGGCCCTCTAGCACTACGTCCGACGTGCAGTCAACCGCAAATATAATCACAACAGACAATAGCAGTAACAGTGGTGTTATTCCAGCAGTCGTGACAAATGTCCCTTGCATCTCAGCACAACCAATCATCAGTCGAGAG GAATGTGCATCTCGAGTAGCAAAGGTATCGACACCAGAAAAAGAGAAgcatatcttcgtttctgatcATCGTGCAGACACAACGCCAGTCATTATTAGTAATAATGCTGAAAACGAGAAGATATCAGACTTCAGCGAGTCATTACAACAACGCAACGAAGATACTAGCGAAGAAGCAGAACGTATTTCCTTGATGAGCCTAGACGGCGGATCAAAGCGTGGAACAAGTAGAAAACAACACTGGAAATCACAAAGCATGGGTGATACTGTGCAGCAGACTGCGAATTCTCTTCAAACAAGCAATACTATCTCTCAAAATGAAGAACCTCAGGAACAGCCGACGTTTTCTGCGAATCGAGAGCTTTGGCAAAGACGAGCGACGTCGCAAACGCAATTGAACCCGCCTGCGCCTCCTAATCATAAAATTTTCCGTGCCTCCCAAGAATTCCGTGAAATGCGTCAGAAACATACACCGGATTTGGTAATGGATCTGCCTTTATCGGCACAGGATGCGAGTAAAAAGTCTGCTTCATCGAGCAGTCTAAGCAGCTCTGACGAAGAGACGCCAACTCAGCCATCTCGTGCCGAAGCGGCTACATCGCCAACGGGCGGTCCTGAGTCCCCTGACATGAGCACAGCTGCAGAACGATTCGCTAAACAGAACCAATGCACTCTAAAGAAAAATACCAAGTCGAATCCTGACGCGTCAAAGTTAAAACGTATGGAGACCGAACACGATCCCGAACAAGAGTCTGAGGAAATTGTTAGGTCGACAAGTTCCAATCAGATCTCGGATTCAATGCCTTTGAGATCACCTCTTCCACCACGTTCGACCCCCAAAATAGTGGCGAAATTTGCAGATATGCACCTAACAGGCGGCAGCCAGGTGTCCTCGTTCAAACCGCAGATAAAAGTGAAGCCAACAATTCTCAGAAAACCGGTGTTACCATTCCCACATCCGCACATGAGTCCTGAGCTCGCGAGGAAAATCGAGAAACAAGCGCAGAGCGCCGAACAAACCAATTAA